The stretch of DNA TTGTAAAGATACTAAATGTTCAACTTCCAAATTTAATTCATTTGATAAATAAGTTTTTAATTCACTTGCATTTATAATTTGAATTTTTGGAATAGATAGTTTTGCAAAAGCATCAAGAATTTCAGTAATTGCAGCAGTTGCACTTCCGTAAGCAACATTCATAAGTTCTTGTAAACAATCTTTTTCATCTTCACTTAAAGTTATATCAGATTTCATTATTTATCCAATTCTGCGATTTTATTAAGTATTTGTTCCATTTTAGCTAGATCAATAGGCTTTTTTATAAAATTAAATGCTCCTAATTGTGATGCTTTTTCCATAGATAATTTTTGAATATCTGCTGAAATAATTACAACTTTTGCATTTTCATCAAATTCTTTTATATTTTGAAGGGCTTCAAACCCATCCATAATAGGCATTGTCAAGTCCATAAAAACTAATTTTGGTAATAATTGTTTATATAAATCCAAGGCTTCTTGCCCATTTTCAGCTTCGTGTATTTCAACTTCTTCTTTAATAACATCTTTTAAAGTTTTTATAACCATCTTTCTTGCCATTTTAGAATCATCTGTAACTAAAATCTTCATAAATTATCCCCATTATTCAATTAACAATAATTTTATCCAAAATCTTATAAGAATTACTTTTTTTTAATAGGGAATATACTAATATTAGCATTTAATGAAAAGGAAATTATTATTATGTTTTCTAAAGATGAATGGACTCAGCAAGAGTTTCTAAAAAATAAGAAAGAGTTGGAAAAAGAAGGTATCAAAGTTGTTTTAATTGATACAATTTTAAAACCTATTGAAAACATGCAAACTATGATTTATAATCCTCCTTTGATGGAGCAATTCCCCTTGAATTCAGTTTTTGTTTTTTATTGTGATACAGGAAAAACTACTAAAGAAAGACTTGAATATTATAAAAAGAAATTTCCAAAACATAAATGTATTAGTTTAAAAGGTGGACGTGGATATTTTAGACCAAATCTTCAACTTTTTGAAAAATCGGATAAAAATGAATAAACAAGAATTTGATTATGTAATTGTTGGAGCTGGAATTGCTGGTTGTTCATTGGCTCATTTTTTATCAAAATATTCTCAATCAGTTTTATTAATAGATAAAAATGAAGATGTAGCTTTTGGTGCAAGTGGAGCAGCAGGAGCATTTTTGTCTCCACTTTTAGGAAAACCAAATAAGTTTAAAGATTTAATAACTAAATCATTAAACTTTTCAATAAATTATTATAAAGAGTATTTTTCTACAGATTTGATAAACTGTGGAACATGTCGAATTCCAAAAAATAATGAAGATGAAGAAAAATTTCAAAGTTATATTCCCCATATGGATTTTGAATTTGAGAAGTATGAAGAGGGCTATTTATTTAAAATAGGAAGTTTAGTAAAACCTTATGAACTCTGTAAAAAGCTTTCGAATAATACACAAAAACTTTTTGATTATGAAGTAAAAACCATAAAAAAAGAAGAGAATATTTGGAATATAAATAATGAAATAAAAGCTAAAAATCTTTTTTTAGCAACAGGTGCGGATATTTCATTAATAGAGGAAAAGTATTTAGATATTAGAGCAGTTTGGGGACAAAAGATAGATATAAATACTACAACTCGTATAGATATTAATTATCATAAAGAGTGTTCATTATCACTTTCAAATAATGAACAAGTAGTTTCAATAGGAGCTACTCATAATAGATTTGATGATAATAAAATAGATAGTAGTTACAATTTAAAGTTAAAAAATATCAATAAAATCAAACATAATGATTATACAAATAATATTATACAAAATGATATAGCTGAACTTTTGAAAAAAGCTAATGATATAAAAGTCTTAAATGATATAAAAGTCTTAGATGTAAAGATTGGTGCAAGGGCTTCAAGTGTGGACTATTTTCCTATGGTTGGAAAGTTGGTTGATGCAGAAAAAAGTTTTGAAAAGTATCCCCACTTAAAAAATGGATTTCAAATAAAAAATGAAAATTTAGAGATGATTGAGAATCTTTATATTTTAAATGGAGTTGGTGGAAGAGGTTTTGTTTTATCTCCATATTTAGCTTATATTTTAGTGGAAAATATTTTTAATAATAAAGAACTAGAAGAAGAAATAACAAATTTTAGATTATTTAAAAGATGGGCTAAAAAACAAAAATAAGATATAAAAATAATAAAATTTAGGAATAAAATGATAAAAAGTAGTTTTAAAATAGTCATCTTAGCAATTATAGGATTTGCACTTTTGATATATTTAACAGCACCAGAAAATCCAAATAAAAATCAATTAAATCAAAATAATAAAAATGTTTTAAACATAGATTTTATTCCAAGATATTTTGAAATTGTTGGAAGTAATCCACATTCAAAATTTGAAACTATTTTTCAAAAAGGAGTTGAAAAATATTTGATAGTATTAAATCATGATAGTTTGGCTTTATTTAAAGATTTATACAAGTATACAGATAAAAATATAGTTTTAATAGCAAATATTTCAAATACTCCTTGGCTTATAAAACAACTTGCAGTAAATGGGAAATTAGAAGAGATGTATAAAGATTCAAAGATTCCTTTAATAAATGATTCAAATGGTTTATTTATCAATAATTTGGCTTTAAATGACAGCACACAAAATAAGTATTTTATTTATAAACTAAATATTGATGGAACAATTGTAAAAATAAATGAAGGTTTAGTTGAATTAAATATTCTAGAAAAAGGAATTTTGGAAGAAAATTCTAAAAATAGTTTAGAACAAATAGTTAAATCATTTTAATTTATAGATGAAAAGAGTCATTTTTTTTGTATTATTTTTTCAATTAGCACTTAATTGTGCAAATATAAAAACATATACAATTGCTGTTTGTACAACTTTGGATTTTGATGGAGCAATGAATTGCAAACGAAAAATTGTAAAAGATAATAAGTTAGAAGTTTTTATTGTAAAAGATAAAGATAAAAAATTTAAAACTTATTATGGTTCATTCAAAAATATTGATGAAGCTAATAATGCAATTAAAACTATTTCTGATTTTATGAAAATACAAAAATCTTTTATAAAAGAACTTTCTTACGATTTAGAACAAAATAATGATAAAAATCCTCTTTTTTTAGATTTAAATTCAATGGATGAAAAATCAAATATTTCAAATGAAAGTATTTTAGGAATGAAATATTTTGATGAAATAAAAAAATATAAATTTGAAAAAAACAATGAACCAAAACATAAAGCAGTAAATAATAGTATTCTAAAAAGTGATCCAACTCTTAATATAACTTTATATGAACAATTAGTAATTGAAGTTGATTCTTCAAAAAATCTAATGGTTTTAAAAGGGAAACTTAACAATAAAACTAGAAATATTCAGACTTATCTGGTTTCAACAGCTAAAGATGAAATAAAAAAACCAACAGGTGAGGGTAATGTTACTTCAATCACTTTAAAACCTTTTTGGTATCCAACCCAAGATACTATTGATACTTTTAAAAAAAGAGGAATAGATTTACCTAAAATTGTTCCACCTGGACATAGATTTAATTATATGGGTTCTGCAAAAATTAATCTTACACATATTGTAGATGGTAAAAATACTTTTAGAATACATGGCACTTTAGATGAAACAACCATTGGAACAAATGAATCAAGTGGTTGTATTAGAATGAAAAATAACGAAGTAATTCAATTAGCTTCATTGTTGAATAAATTTGCTGATACAAGAGATATTGATAATATTAAAGTATTTTTAAAATAATTGCTCTTTTCTAACAAAAAAATCTTTTTATTTATTTAAATTTCGTTTTTATTTATAAGTAGTTATAATCATAATACACGTTTATTGTAATTTCTGAAAAATCAAAATTTACAAGAAAACTATTTAAAATCTGGGAGCGTATATGCCTATTACTTTAACTGACGACATTTATCAAACTAATCTTATAGTTATTGCTATTTTGATAGCAGTAGTTCTTTTTACTTTTAAAAGAGCAAAACATACAGATTTATTTCCTGTTTCTGTTACTCAAGAGCTAAAAGGGTTAGGAATTTTAACAGTTGTTTTTGCACATTTTGCTTACATGTTAGTAACAAATGCTGATTTTCTTTTTCCTCTTTCAATTATTGCAGGAGTAGGGGTTGATTTATTTCTTTTCATGTCAGGATATGGTTTAACTGTTGGAATGTTGAAAAAACCACTTCCGATTTTAGAATTTTATAAAAGAAGAGTAATAAAAATATTTATTCCATTTTGGGTAGCAATTATTCTTATATTTGCTGCAAATGCAATATTTTTAGATATTCATTATTCTGTTCCTTATATGATTCAATCTTTACTTGGATGGTTTCCTACAGCAGAAGGATTTGCTGATGTTAATTCACCATTTTGGTACATAACTTGGATGATGATGTTTTATGTACTTTTTCCTTTAGTTTTTAGTACAAAAAGACCATGGTTAAGTGCAATAATTTTAGCTGTAATTACCACATTGATTGGAGTTTATAATCCTTTAGATATGGGTGATAATTGGCTTCATAGATTACATACAGTTGCTTTTTCTTTAGGTATTGTATTTGCTTGGCTTTTATTTGAAACAAAAGATAAAGAAAATAAATTGGTTGTATATTTAAAAGAATTTAGAAATAAAGCTAAATTTACCCCTTATATTGTTATTGCTTTAATGCTTGGTGTTGTAGTTTATATGTCTTTACATACAACTGCTAATCATTGGCCTACATTAACAGCAATTTTAGGAAAAGGATATTTTGTTGACCAACTTACTTCTATTGTTATAATGTTCGCATTTATTGTTATCTTTTCTCTTAAGAAATTTGATAATAAATTTTTATCAATATATGGACTTTATTCATTTGAAGTATATTTAATTCACTGGCCATTAATTGGTCGTTATGATATATTCTTTGATATATTTCCTGCATGGGCAGCTGTAATTGCTTGGTTAATTACATTTATTGTAGTTAGTTGGTTATTACAAAAAATCACTACACCACTTGGTGCATGGATAGATAGTCGTTTAGCTAAGCATTAAATAAACTAAATTTAAGTGTGAGAATTATGTTTTCACACTTAAAGAGGTTTTTATATAAATATATCACTCTTCTCTTTACTACTAAATATTTCAATACCACAAAAAATACCGTAATAAATTTGTTCATAACTAACAATAGTAAAAAATATATATAAAGAAAAAAGCGAAGAAAATCTTGATTTTATATGGTCTTGAGAGTAAAATAAATCTATTAGTGGTGCCCGTGGTCGGACTCGAACCGACAAGCCGTTAAGCGGTTGATTTTGAATCAACTGAGTTTACCAATTTCTCCACACGGGCTTGAAGCTATAAAAGGCTAGAAAGCCTTTTATAAAAAATTATTTAGCTGCTACAGCTTCTTTTAAAGCTTTTCCAACTTTAAATTTAGCAACAGTTGTAGCTGCAACATTAACAGTTTTATCAGTTCCTGGAACTTTAGCTGTTCTTGCTGCTCTATCAGCAGTTGCGAATGTTCCAAATCCAATAAAGCTTACAGACTCTTTTTTTACTAATGTTTCTGTAATAGTATCTAATACAGCGTCAACTGCACCTTTTGCATCTTTTTTTGATAAACCAGCTTTTGCAGCAACTGCGTCGATAAATTCTGCTTTGTTCATGGATGAACTCCTTGTATAAAATTAAATTGTGAAAACTTTATAGTATTTAAGCTTTAAAATAGCTAAAATTAGGGCATTTCGTAAATATTTATAGTTAAAAATAACCAAAAAGGGAGTTTTCCTATTCAAAAGAGCTTTTAATACTTAAAAGTCGACAAGAATTTTCTAAAATAGCAATCTTTTTTACAAGCTCATGAACATCTCGATCATAGACATAAGTACCAATTCCTTTTATTATCATTATGTTATTTTGAGACTCTTTTAAGTATTTTGTAATTTCTAAAGCATTTCTTTTATACCAAGTCTCAAAATCACCTGGATTGTAAATTGAAATTTCTCCAAACGTAGTTTTTCCAAAGAAATCTTCAAAAATGATTTTGTCATGTTCAAAAGTATAAGCGGTTGTATAAATAGGCATTCCAAAAGCTATATATTTTGCTTCATGTATATTTGCGTAGATTGTAGCGTGAATATGAGATTCTATACTTGCTATATTCCATCTATAATCTTGTTTATTTATGTTTAGAGTACAAAGTGATTTTTCATCCATTTTGTCAAAAATAGCATCACTTGTATTTATTGTAAAATTGTATTGATCTAATTTTGCAGAAATTGCACCATGATAAATACCAAAAAAGTTTTTACTAAACATTGTTAATGACAAATCTGAAAGTAACTTTACTGTATCTTTATCAATCATTTTAAAAGCCTTAAATATATTTTGGATATTATATACTAATTTAAATAAGGACCGTTTTAATGAATATTCCCCATATCCCTGTTTTATATAAAGAGACATTAGGAGCTTTTGATAATATAGATGATGGATATATAATAGATTGTACAACAGGATTTGCAGGTCATAGTAGTGGATTATTAGCTTCAAATAAGAATATTAAACTAATTTGTAATGATCAAGATGATGAAGCTTTAGAGTTCAGTAAAAATAGGTTAGAACCATATAAACAAAGAGTAATTTTTAATAAAGGTAATTTTGAACATGTTATTGATAGTTTTAAAGATTATGAGATAAGAGGTGTTTTAGCAGATATTGGGGTTTCTTCTTTA from Arcobacter suis CECT 7833 encodes:
- a CDS encoding response regulator, whose translation is MKILVTDDSKMARKMVIKTLKDVIKEEVEIHEAENGQEALDLYKQLLPKLVFMDLTMPIMDGFEALQNIKEFDENAKVVIISADIQKLSMEKASQLGAFNFIKKPIDLAKMEQILNKIAELDK
- a CDS encoding FAD-dependent oxidoreductase, whose product is MNKQEFDYVIVGAGIAGCSLAHFLSKYSQSVLLIDKNEDVAFGASGAAGAFLSPLLGKPNKFKDLITKSLNFSINYYKEYFSTDLINCGTCRIPKNNEDEEKFQSYIPHMDFEFEKYEEGYLFKIGSLVKPYELCKKLSNNTQKLFDYEVKTIKKEENIWNINNEIKAKNLFLATGADISLIEEKYLDIRAVWGQKIDINTTTRIDINYHKECSLSLSNNEQVVSIGATHNRFDDNKIDSSYNLKLKNINKIKHNDYTNNIIQNDIAELLKKANDIKVLNDIKVLDVKIGARASSVDYFPMVGKLVDAEKSFEKYPHLKNGFQIKNENLEMIENLYILNGVGGRGFVLSPYLAYILVENIFNNKELEEEITNFRLFKRWAKKQK
- a CDS encoding L,D-transpeptidase encodes the protein MKRVIFFVLFFQLALNCANIKTYTIAVCTTLDFDGAMNCKRKIVKDNKLEVFIVKDKDKKFKTYYGSFKNIDEANNAIKTISDFMKIQKSFIKELSYDLEQNNDKNPLFLDLNSMDEKSNISNESILGMKYFDEIKKYKFEKNNEPKHKAVNNSILKSDPTLNITLYEQLVIEVDSSKNLMVLKGKLNNKTRNIQTYLVSTAKDEIKKPTGEGNVTSITLKPFWYPTQDTIDTFKKRGIDLPKIVPPGHRFNYMGSAKINLTHIVDGKNTFRIHGTLDETTIGTNESSGCIRMKNNEVIQLASLLNKFADTRDIDNIKVFLK
- a CDS encoding acyltransferase family protein; amino-acid sequence: MPITLTDDIYQTNLIVIAILIAVVLFTFKRAKHTDLFPVSVTQELKGLGILTVVFAHFAYMLVTNADFLFPLSIIAGVGVDLFLFMSGYGLTVGMLKKPLPILEFYKRRVIKIFIPFWVAIILIFAANAIFLDIHYSVPYMIQSLLGWFPTAEGFADVNSPFWYITWMMMFYVLFPLVFSTKRPWLSAIILAVITTLIGVYNPLDMGDNWLHRLHTVAFSLGIVFAWLLFETKDKENKLVVYLKEFRNKAKFTPYIVIALMLGVVVYMSLHTTANHWPTLTAILGKGYFVDQLTSIVIMFAFIVIFSLKKFDNKFLSIYGLYSFEVYLIHWPLIGRYDIFFDIFPAWAAVIAWLITFIVVSWLLQKITTPLGAWIDSRLAKH
- a CDS encoding HU family DNA-binding protein, translating into MNKAEFIDAVAAKAGLSKKDAKGAVDAVLDTITETLVKKESVSFIGFGTFATADRAARTAKVPGTDKTVNVAATTVAKFKVGKALKEAVAAK
- a CDS encoding class II aldolase and adducin N-terminal domain-containing protein; the protein is MIDKDTVKLLSDLSLTMFSKNFFGIYHGAISAKLDQYNFTINTSDAIFDKMDEKSLCTLNINKQDYRWNIASIESHIHATIYANIHEAKYIAFGMPIYTTAYTFEHDKIIFEDFFGKTTFGEISIYNPGDFETWYKRNALEITKYLKESQNNIMIIKGIGTYVYDRDVHELVKKIAILENSCRLLSIKSSFE